A stretch of the Mycobacterium sp. ITM-2016-00317 genome encodes the following:
- the ribH gene encoding 6,7-dimethyl-8-ribityllumazine synthase: protein MSPAHGVPDLPTLDAGDLKLGIVASTWHETICDALLDGARKVAADAGIDNPTVVRVLGAIEIPVVAQALARDHDAVVALGVVIRGQTPHFDYVCDAVTQGLTRVSLDASTPVANGVLTTDNEDQALDRAGLPHSTEDKGAQAAAAAVSTALTLRRLRSDS from the coding sequence ATGAGTCCGGCCCACGGTGTCCCCGATCTGCCCACCCTCGACGCCGGTGACCTGAAGCTGGGCATCGTCGCGAGCACCTGGCACGAGACGATCTGCGACGCGCTGCTCGACGGCGCCCGCAAGGTCGCCGCCGACGCAGGCATCGACAACCCGACCGTGGTCCGGGTGCTCGGTGCGATCGAGATCCCGGTGGTCGCGCAGGCGCTGGCCCGCGACCACGACGCGGTCGTCGCGCTCGGCGTGGTGATCCGCGGTCAGACACCGCATTTCGACTACGTGTGCGACGCGGTGACCCAGGGCCTGACCCGGGTGTCGCTGGACGCGTCCACGCCCGTGGCCAACGGCGTACTGACCACCGACAACGAAGACCAGGCACTGGACCGGGCCGGGCTGCCGCACTCCACCGAGGACAAGGGCGCGCAGGCTGCGGCCGCCGCGGTGTCGACGGCGCTGACGCTGCGCCGGCTGAGATCGGATTCATGA
- a CDS encoding PH domain-containing protein, producing MNTRAGDHWDLVVKPHLTPYFAYGAAVVIVAAHVVVGALLKVGSTGVVFRTWDQVAIAMVGVVIAVFVSLFARPRMRIGPSGVAVRNLFGYRLFPWDEVVDVSFHEGARWARLDLPDDEYVPVMAIQAVDKGRAVDAMEQVRTLLRRYQSRQPGINSRHP from the coding sequence ATGAACACGCGGGCCGGGGACCACTGGGATCTGGTCGTCAAGCCGCATCTGACGCCGTACTTCGCCTACGGGGCGGCGGTGGTGATCGTCGCCGCGCACGTCGTGGTCGGCGCACTGCTCAAGGTGGGCTCCACCGGTGTGGTCTTCCGCACCTGGGACCAGGTGGCGATCGCGATGGTGGGCGTGGTGATCGCCGTGTTCGTGTCGCTGTTCGCGCGGCCCCGAATGCGTATCGGCCCCTCTGGTGTCGCGGTGCGAAACCTGTTCGGCTACCGGCTGTTCCCGTGGGACGAGGTGGTCGACGTGTCGTTCCACGAGGGAGCGCGCTGGGCCAGGCTGGACCTGCCCGACGACGAGTACGTCCCGGTGATGGCCATCCAGGCGGTCGACAAGGGCCGCGCGGTCGACGCGATGGAACAGGTGCGCACGCTGCTGCGGCGCTACCAGAGCCGCCAACCGGGCATCAATTCACGTCACCCATGA
- a CDS encoding gamma-glutamyltransferase family protein, which yields MASLLGPLLVVAGCSAGSQTPAAPPAPCDIVTNGTPEGGAGAGDASDPETASGYRRDMTAVHTQRYAVVTANPLATRAACEVLRDGGSAADALVTAQTVLGLVEPQSSGIGGGGFLLYYDAGTGTVQAYDGREVAPAAATENYLRWVSDTDRTEPQPDARASGRSIGVPGIVRMLADVHAEHGGRPWLDLFAPAVTLADDGFEISGRLATAIADAAPRLRLDEEAAAYFLEPDGSPKGVGTTLINPAYAKTLGAVATDPNAFYTGQIARDIVAAAADPSGGRTPGLVTLDDLSGYTAVRRDPLCTTYRGREICGMPPPSSGGIAVAATLGMLERFPMDRYGPTDVDLNGGRPSVTGVHLISEAERLAYADRDRYVADTAFVALPGGTPQTLLASEYLAGRAALISPERSMGTAQPGEFGPPTAPVAPVPEHGTSHISVVDRQGNAASLTTTVESAFGSFHMVDGFLLNNQLTDFSAEPAGPDGAPVANRVEPGKRPRSTMAPTLIFDEGPDGRRLFGVTGSPGGSTIIQFVVKTVVGMLDWGLDPQQAVSMVDFGADNSPETNVGGEHPVIDTADDGADDPLVKGLRELGHKVDLADQSSGLSAIVRSDAGWVGGADPRREGLVMGDVN from the coding sequence ATGGCCTCTCTTCTGGGGCCCTTGCTCGTCGTCGCCGGTTGTTCGGCGGGGTCGCAGACCCCGGCCGCGCCGCCGGCCCCCTGCGACATCGTGACCAACGGCACACCGGAGGGCGGTGCCGGTGCCGGTGACGCGTCGGACCCGGAGACCGCGAGCGGCTACCGGCGCGACATGACCGCGGTGCACACCCAGCGCTACGCCGTCGTCACGGCGAACCCACTGGCCACCCGCGCGGCGTGCGAGGTGCTGCGGGACGGAGGCAGCGCGGCCGACGCGCTCGTCACCGCCCAGACGGTGCTCGGCCTGGTGGAGCCGCAGTCCTCGGGCATCGGCGGCGGCGGGTTCCTGCTCTACTACGACGCCGGTACAGGCACGGTGCAGGCCTACGACGGACGCGAGGTCGCCCCGGCGGCGGCGACCGAGAACTACCTGCGCTGGGTGTCGGACACCGACCGCACCGAGCCCCAGCCCGACGCCCGCGCCTCCGGCCGCTCGATCGGCGTGCCCGGGATCGTGCGGATGCTGGCCGACGTGCACGCCGAGCACGGCGGCAGGCCGTGGCTGGACCTGTTCGCGCCCGCCGTCACGCTGGCCGACGACGGCTTCGAGATCAGCGGCCGGCTGGCCACCGCGATCGCCGACGCGGCCCCGCGGCTGCGCCTCGACGAGGAGGCCGCCGCGTACTTCCTGGAGCCCGACGGCAGCCCGAAAGGGGTCGGCACCACGCTGATCAATCCGGCCTACGCGAAGACGTTGGGCGCCGTTGCGACCGACCCGAACGCGTTCTACACCGGCCAGATCGCCCGCGACATCGTCGCCGCCGCCGCCGACCCGTCCGGCGGGCGCACCCCCGGCCTAGTGACCCTCGACGATCTGAGCGGCTACACCGCGGTACGGCGGGACCCGCTGTGCACGACCTACCGGGGCCGGGAGATCTGCGGCATGCCGCCCCCGTCGTCGGGCGGGATCGCCGTGGCGGCCACCCTCGGCATGCTGGAGCGCTTCCCGATGGACCGGTACGGCCCCACCGACGTGGACCTCAACGGCGGACGCCCGTCGGTGACCGGCGTGCACCTGATCTCCGAGGCCGAACGGCTGGCCTACGCCGACCGGGACCGCTACGTCGCCGACACCGCGTTTGTGGCGCTACCCGGGGGAACTCCCCAGACGTTGCTGGCCAGCGAGTACCTGGCCGGCCGGGCCGCGCTGATCTCCCCGGAGCGCAGCATGGGCACTGCGCAACCGGGCGAGTTCGGGCCGCCGACCGCGCCGGTCGCCCCGGTGCCCGAGCACGGCACCAGCCACATCAGCGTGGTCGACCGGCAGGGCAACGCCGCATCGCTGACCACCACGGTCGAGTCCGCGTTCGGGTCGTTCCACATGGTCGACGGGTTCCTGCTCAACAACCAGCTGACCGACTTCTCGGCCGAGCCCGCGGGTCCCGACGGGGCGCCGGTGGCGAACCGGGTCGAGCCGGGCAAGCGGCCGCGCAGCACGATGGCGCCCACGCTGATCTTCGACGAGGGTCCCGACGGCCGCCGATTGTTCGGGGTCACCGGTTCACCGGGCGGTTCGACGATCATCCAGTTCGTGGTCAAAACGGTGGTAGGGATGCTCGACTGGGGCCTGGACCCGCAGCAGGCGGTGTCGATGGTCGACTTCGGCGCGGACAACTCCCCCGAGACCAACGTGGGCGGCGAACATCCGGTGATCGACACCGCCGATGACGGCGCCGACGACCCGTTGGTGAAAGGGCTGCGCGAGCTGGGCCACAAGGTGGACCTCGCCGATCAGTCCAGCGGGCTCTCGGCGATCGTCCGGTCCGACGCCGGCTGGGTGGGCGGAGCCGACCCGCGCCGCGAGGGCCTGGTCATGGGTGACGTGAATTGA
- the uvrC gene encoding excinuclease ABC subunit UvrC — MPDPATYRPAPGSIPVEPGVYRFRDPHGRVIYVGKAKSLRSRLNSYFADLSGLAPRTRQMVMTAASVEWTVVNTEVEALQLEYNWIKEFDPRFNIRYRDDKSYPVLAVTLNEEYPRLKVYRGPRRKGVRYFGPYSHAWAIRETLDLLTRVFPARTCSNGVFKRHSQIDRPCLLGYIDKCAAPCVGRVSAEEHRRIVMDFCDFLAGKTDRLIREMEQQMNAAAEALDFERAARLRDNIGAMRRAMEKQTVVLGDGTDADVVAFADDELEAAVQVFHVRGGRVRGQRGWIIEKSGEPGESTLEYLVEQFLTQFYGDQAELGGASDAGGDEATTPVPKQVLVPVLPDSADELETWLSQLRGSRVALRVPQRGDKRALAETVKRNAEGALNQHKLKRAGDFTARSAALQSIQDALGLAEAPLRIECVDISHVQGTDVVASLVVFEDGLPRKSDYRHFAIREAAGDGRSDDVASIAEVTRRRFHRHLKETPQPGDMVAEGRSRRFAYPPNLFVVDGGAPQVNAAAAVLEELGITDVAVIGLAKRLEEVWVPSEPDPVIMPRNSDGLYLLQRVRDEAHRFAISYHRSKRSKRMTASALDSVRGLGEHRRKALVTHFGSLARIKQAGIDEITAVPGIGAATARAVLEALGADVPPAAAADSGAPTTDIGNDQSRVSG, encoded by the coding sequence GTGCCCGATCCAGCGACGTACCGACCCGCTCCGGGGTCGATACCCGTCGAACCGGGGGTGTACAGGTTCCGCGACCCGCACGGCCGGGTGATCTACGTCGGCAAGGCCAAGAGCCTGCGCAGCCGGCTGAACTCGTACTTCGCGGATCTGTCGGGCCTGGCCCCGCGGACCCGCCAGATGGTGATGACCGCGGCCAGCGTCGAGTGGACGGTGGTCAACACCGAGGTCGAGGCGCTGCAGCTGGAATACAACTGGATCAAGGAGTTCGATCCGCGGTTCAACATCCGCTACCGCGACGACAAGTCCTATCCGGTGCTCGCCGTGACCCTCAACGAGGAGTACCCGCGGCTCAAGGTCTACCGCGGGCCGCGCCGCAAAGGGGTGCGCTATTTCGGCCCGTACTCGCACGCCTGGGCGATCCGCGAGACGCTCGACCTGTTGACCCGGGTGTTCCCGGCCCGCACCTGCTCCAACGGAGTTTTTAAGCGGCACAGCCAGATTGACCGGCCATGCCTGCTCGGCTACATCGACAAGTGTGCCGCGCCGTGCGTGGGCCGGGTCAGCGCCGAGGAGCACCGGCGCATCGTGATGGACTTCTGCGACTTCCTGGCAGGCAAGACCGACCGGCTGATCCGGGAGATGGAACAGCAGATGAACGCCGCGGCCGAGGCATTGGACTTCGAGCGGGCGGCCCGGTTGCGCGACAACATCGGTGCCATGCGCCGGGCGATGGAGAAGCAGACGGTGGTGCTCGGCGACGGCACCGACGCCGACGTCGTCGCGTTCGCCGACGATGAACTCGAGGCGGCCGTGCAGGTGTTCCACGTGCGCGGCGGACGGGTGCGCGGCCAGCGCGGCTGGATCATCGAAAAGTCCGGCGAGCCGGGCGAATCCACGCTGGAATACCTCGTCGAGCAATTCCTCACCCAGTTCTACGGCGACCAGGCCGAACTCGGCGGCGCCAGCGACGCCGGCGGGGACGAGGCGACCACGCCGGTGCCCAAGCAGGTGCTGGTGCCGGTGCTGCCCGACAGCGCCGACGAACTGGAGACCTGGCTGTCGCAGCTGCGCGGCTCCCGCGTCGCGCTGCGGGTCCCTCAGCGCGGCGACAAACGGGCGCTGGCCGAGACGGTCAAGCGCAACGCCGAAGGTGCGCTGAACCAGCACAAACTCAAGCGCGCCGGCGACTTCACCGCCAGAAGCGCTGCGCTGCAGAGCATTCAGGACGCACTGGGGCTGGCAGAGGCTCCGCTGCGCATCGAGTGCGTCGACATCAGCCATGTGCAGGGCACCGACGTGGTGGCCTCGCTGGTGGTGTTCGAGGACGGGTTGCCGCGCAAGTCCGACTACCGGCACTTCGCGATCCGGGAAGCCGCCGGGGACGGCCGGTCCGACGACGTAGCCTCGATCGCCGAGGTGACGCGGCGGCGGTTTCACCGCCACCTCAAGGAGACCCCGCAGCCCGGCGACATGGTGGCCGAGGGAAGATCGCGCCGCTTTGCCTACCCGCCCAACCTGTTCGTGGTGGACGGCGGCGCGCCGCAGGTCAACGCCGCGGCCGCGGTGCTCGAGGAACTCGGCATCACCGACGTCGCGGTGATCGGGCTGGCCAAGCGGCTCGAAGAGGTGTGGGTGCCCTCGGAGCCGGACCCGGTGATCATGCCCCGCAACAGCGACGGCCTGTACCTGCTGCAGCGGGTCCGCGACGAGGCGCACCGGTTCGCGATCTCCTACCATCGCAGCAAACGCTCGAAGCGGATGACGGCGTCGGCGCTGGATTCGGTGCGCGGGCTCGGCGAGCATCGCCGCAAGGCCCTCGTCACCCATTTCGGGTCGCTGGCCAGAATCAAGCAGGCCGGGATCGACGAGATCACCGCGGTTCCGGGCATCGGCGCGGCGACCGCGCGGGCCGTGCTCGAAGCGCTCGGCGCCGACGTCCCACCGGCTGCCGCCGCCGATTCCGGCGCGCCGACCACGGATATCGGCAATGATCAGAGCAGGGTATCGGGATGA